In the Symphalangus syndactylus isolate Jambi chromosome 17, NHGRI_mSymSyn1-v2.1_pri, whole genome shotgun sequence genome, ttgaatgtaaagaatgtggaaagGCGTTTACTCTTCTGACAAAGCTTGTTCGACATCAGAAGattcatactggtgagaaaccctTTGAATGCAGggaatgtgggaaggcctttagTCTTCTCAACCAGCTTAATCGCCATAAGAACATTCACACAGGTGAAAAACCAtttgaatgtaaggaatgtgggaagtcCTTTAATCGTAGCTCAAACCTTGTTCAACATCAGAGTATTCATGCTGGTATAAAACCATATGAATGTAAGGAGTGTGGGAAAGGCTTTAATCGTGGTGCACACCTTATTCAGCATCAGAAAATTCATTCCAATGAGAAACCTTTTGTATGTAGGGAATGTGAGATGGCCTTTAGATATCATTGCCAACTTATTGAACATTCTCGAATTCATACTGGTGACAAGCCATTTGAATGTCAAGACTGTGGGAAGGCCTTCAATCGTGGCTCAAGCCTTGTTCAACATCAGAGTATTCACACTGGTGAGAAGCCCCATGAATGTAAGGAGTGTGGGAAGGCTTTTAGACTTTACCTACAACTTTCCCAACATCAGAAAACTCACACAGGTGAGAAACCAtttgaatgtaaggaatgtgggaaattcTTTCGTCGTGGTTCAAATCTTAATCAACATCGAAGTATTCATACCGGAAAGAAACCCtttgaatgtaaggaatgtgggaaagcctttcgACTTCATATGCACCTTATTCGACATCAGAAATTGcatactggtgagaaaccctTCGAATGTAAGGAGTGTGGGAAATCCTTTCGGCTTCATATGCAACTTGTTCGACATCAGAAATTGcatactggtgagaaaccctTTGAATGCAAGGAATGTGGAAAGGTTTTTAGTCTTCCCACCCAGCTTAATAGCCATAAGAACATTCACACAGGTGAGAAGCCATcttgaatgtaaggaatgtggaaagTCCTTTAATCGTGTCTCAAACCATGTTCAACATCAGAGTATTCATGCTGGTGTAAAACCATGTGAATGTAAGGGGTGTGGGAAAGGCTTCAGTTGTGGTTCAGACCTTACTCAGCATCAGAAAATTCATTCCAGTGAGAAACTCTTTGTATGCAAGAGTGGAGGAAGACCTTTAGATATCATTACCAACTTATTTAACATTACCAAATTCATATTGGTAAAAAAAACCCtttgaatgtaaagaatgtggaaagGCCTTCAGTTTTCTGACACAGCTTGCTGGACTTCAGGTCATTCATACTGGCGAGAAGCCATTTGAATTTGAGAaatgtgggaaggccttcagTAGTGGCTCAAACCTTATTCAACATCACAGTattcatactggtgagaaactATGAATGTAAGGAGTGTGGGAAGGCTTTCAGATTTAGTTTGGTCCTGACTGCACATCAAAGAATTCATACTGGTATGAAACCCTGTGAATGTACAGAATGTGGGAAGACCTTTAGTTGTAGCTCAAACATTGTTCAACATGTTAAAATTaatactggtgagaaaccctataatataaggaatgtgggaaagcatTTACTGTGGATGATCAGCTGTCTCAACATCAGAAAATTCATAATAGTTAAAAATTTTGTGACTATAAGGAGTGTGGACAAGCCTTCACTGTGTATGAAAAATTTACTCAACCCAGAGAGCTCATATTGATGAGAAATCTTGTGAACATAAAAGAATGTGTGAAGAACTTTCATCATGGCCTGGGATTTGCTCAACTTCTGAGTATTCATACTTCTGAGAAATCTTTGAGTATAAGGAATGTGGGGCGTTTTATAGCCACACTAAATACCTTAGAGTTCGGAGAAGATAATTCTTGTGAGAAAGTCTTTGAATGAGGAATATAGGGTAGTTGTCATGTTCACAATATACTCCCTATGAAATGATTTACCAGATACAGGCATACCTCGCTGAATTGTGCGTTGCAGTTATTGTGTTTTATACaaactgaaggtttgtggcaaccttgtGGTAAGCAAGACGATCAGGTccattttcccaacatcatttgtgCATTTCACATCtttatgtcacattttggtaattctcagaatatttcaaactttttcattgttATATATCTATCATGGTGATCAATGACCAGTgatttttgatgttactattgtaattgcttTGGGATACCACAAATCCTGCCCATAAAAGATGGTAAACCTAGTTGATACTTGTTGTGGGTTTTGAAAGAATAGTCAAATATACAATCATACACCCCAACCTAGATTCAAAATTGTTAACAATTtgcacttttattttctgtatatttgttGTACCATTGAGAATAAGTTTTAGACATCATGATACTTTACCCTTTATTTAATCAACATGTGTATCAACCAAACATAAATACAATATCATATAGCCATTGTACCATAATTACCCTTAAGGAAAGTATTCATAATTCTGTAATATCATTCCATTTTCAGATTTCTTCATTGGCTTCCAAACCATCCTTTACAGCTATTCATATTCAAAGGAGAATCAATTGCAGAATCTGCATTGCATTTGGTTATCTCTCTTTAGTATGTTGTAGCCTGGAAATCCTATGAATGTAGGCTCTCGAATTTTGGTAGGTATTAGAATTAACAGTGGAACTTAGTAAAGCTACAGAGGCTTAAGCCCTAGCTTATAAGTCTGGGCCtctctgttttttattatttctccagGTGATTGTGATACCAACCAGAGTTAGAGAGCCACTGACCTAGAACAtttctcctcattcttttttttttttttttttttttttgcggttgcaagatttaatagagtgaaaacagagctcccatacaaagggaggggacccaaagagggtagccgtTGCCAGctggaatgcctgggtttatatcctgatcattgtccctcccgctgtgctctcaggcaatagatgattggctatttctttacctcctgtttttgcctaattagcattttagtgtgctctctttcctacctgattggtcgggtgtgagctaagttgcaagccctgtgtttaaaggtggatgtggccaccttcccagctaggcttagggattcttaatcagcctaggaaatccagctagtcctgtctctcagtacccccctctcaacaggaaaacccaagtgctaCTGGGGAGGTTGGCCAACAACCACTCTAAttgcttcctgctgaattggggtgtagtaggggttgtgcagttgagatttcctcgGGAGGGGTGCCTTCGATGTCATTAACATTGCAGCATGGGCTAGCAGGGCGGTGCAGGGGTCCCTGGTAGATTttagtcatggactgcatctggggctccatttgaagaactATTTGTAGCTTTACAGCTTcgattctggaaaagacaaatttaacaaggaggttaaagatacagggattgaaatgtatggcctgcagtgcaggggattatttctttggcacacttcacaggccctgactatctgcttgatagttttgaaaaggcctggtcCATCTCCTCATTCTTAAAAATGAGATTGAATTTTGACTAGCCCAGGAAAGTTGACTATGTGtttagatttctttctttatagtGTCATTTAGCCTTGTTCTCTTTGTTGCATATTCTGTACAAGGGAATTTGAGTGAGTCCAGAGGCTCTGTTAGGTCAGATTAAACATTTTGGGGAAGAATACTTTGTAGGCTATTTGTATGTCATGTTTTACTGTCAGAAAACATTTAAGTACAGGTCCTTGCATTAGTGAAACTAAGTTTGATCATTTGGGTAAGCTTGTAACCGCCATAAGTCCATTGTAAAGATCTAATTTGTAGTGGGTAAATAATCTATGGAGAGACTTTGACCTCTGAATATTTATAGTCGTGTATTTTAGCTGTGGAttgaatacaaaatgaaaattgaaatagACTATTCAAAAATGAATGCCATTAAGGTGTCAACATAAGTCAACTTGTGTGATAAGGCTGACAGTATACTCAGTATAAAATTAGCACCCTCTAGTTTattcagggagccaagattgtttTGTCTGGAACCTTGTTTTTGTTCAGCATTTATCATCAGCACCTATACATCATGGCTGGTACATGTtgataaactttgaaaaaaaattaagcttttaaATCAAGCTATAAAACATGATACCATTGTGGCATCATGAATTAGAgagattaactttttaaaaaatcaataataatcCTTTGTGATTTTATTCCAGtgcatttaaaaatctataaaatgataatttatattgatagctttcttctttttgtgaaTATACATACCCTTATCAGATTATTATGCTTTTGATAGACTACTTAATTCTATTTCTTAACATTTAATTGCATCTATAATCATAAGTAAAGTTAtaattttctgaacatttttcaGGTTTTATTAATGCAATGATCttataaatcttataaaatgaGGCTATTTAAAACCTGGCTTTCTAGTCTCATGttcctattttttatttccagtttcatcttttTCGTATTGATtctctttgactttcttttttgaaCTCAACAGATTCCCTGGGTATTAACCCAGCACAACTCCTTTATGGGTCATTGCACATTCTGGTATCTCATTAAGAATTGTCATAAAAGAAAGATCCCTGGAGGCCTTCCAGTGAAACTCTATCATCATGCAATCTTGGGATTTCTAAGTTGGAAGTCACAGTCCCTTTGCAAACataataaaacactttaaaatatttgcgAAAGTTACAAACCAagtatgtaaaaatttaaaaatcacctacTACTTTTAAAAGCAGAGAAGGCATCCATAGAATATTTCCTTGCTTACAAGCTCAGTAAACATACTGAATTCACttacaaaaagaattttctcaattttagttgcttttcaaaaaaattcttaTTCCTTTTATTTGTAATTCTTTGACATTGTTGCTGCTTCAGGGTTTTGGTAATTGGACAGTTTGGTCTTTATTATGCTATTAACATTTTTACCTGTCCTGAAACAAGGAAATAACaatcaaagaaacagaagattGCTGGACCTTGAACCACAGTATGATATCGGATGACCCAGAGTCATGGTTACTAAGTTGCTTAAATTTTTAGtaacaaaaatgtattagaaAGTGACAAGTCAATTAAATAATGGTTTTTTTGGatacatttaattatataatcCCCTTAAGTTGTGCTTAGTCAGCAGTATTTAATCTGTTGTCTATTATATATCTAACTGGTCtgttatgtttattatatatttatgtattgctTATTCATATCTTACTGGagtaactcatttttaaaacaatatatttcaTCTCCTAGGAGAAGAGGATCGAGtatgtgtttttattctttttcattaggACATTGGGGTATTTTCTTACTGTGAAATGTattgaatatttcatttatttggtttGTGAGTCTGACCTTCACTCCCTAGCACTGATTTTTATTTGGACCTCCTTTCACCTGATTCATAGGAGTTATGAGTAGCCGTTAATATGGATACATTTTTCCCATTTCTAGTACACTGCCCCTTCCAAAAGTGTCTGGCTTACTCaaacttctctgtatttgttccatctTGCTTTTACAGATCAATACAAATAGGTAACTATACCTTCTAAACAGACATCAAGTTGGTGGAAAAAAGGCATATGAACAGTTCTTTCTCACCTACTGTCAACAGTAAATTAAACATTCCTAACTGCAGcctctttttgtaaaatttataacCATTTATCTTTTGAGTGTGACATGATACTAGATGTATGATAATTACATGTTTTGTGTATCAGTATGAACATGATTTTTAACAGACTTGTTCCAATGAGCTATTATAGAGATGGTCCCCAACAATGTCAACTAACAATTTCTCAgctttatgatggtgcaaaagtgatatgttgctatagtttggatatttgcccctccaaatctcacattgaagtttgatctcagtgttggaggtggggcctaatggaaggtgtttgggtcatggtggaagatccctcatgaataaattaatgcccTCTCTGGATTGAGGGGTGAGTGAGCTATCACTCTGTTCGTTtttgtgagagctggttgttcaAAAGAAactggcacctcctccctcaccctcttgttttctctcttgaCATGTGATGTCTGCATACACTGGCCCCCCCTTCATcatctgccatgagtggaagcagcctgagacccttagcagaagcagatgctgcacCATGATTCTTGTACATtctgcagaacagtgagccaaataaacctctttattaatcacccagcctcagatattcttttatagcaacacagaatggactaagacatactCAGTCAGAGTATGCTCCTCAAATTAAGATGGGGCTAtgttaagttgaaaatattgtaggTCATAAATACACATTTGGCATATGATGTTTTCAATTTGTGATGGGTTTATTTGGATATAACTTTGTCGTAAGTTGAGAAGCATCTGTAGTAATTATGATAATTTGATGTGTAGCCAGTAGGAGTCCAGTTACATTTGTttttttgacttctctttttcttttcactttttaaacgaATATTGTGTTCAGGTCCTAAGAAGACGTTTTAGACTGATCCTTCTTTGTTGGTCCATGTCCCCCATGCCTCTTGTCCTgagtcatggaatcaacccatgATTCACTACCCTCGTAGGGCGTCCTGGTTCTATTTAGAGGAAAAGAGCCTTAGAGACCAAGAGATCTGGCTGCTATGGGTGCACATGGCAGTTACAGGTATGGAAAAAAGATGCTGCTTTTGTTAGAattcttttaatagtttcagAGTAGAAAATGTCATCGTAAGGTCAGAAGTTCACTCTGATTTTTCTCAACTTACATTTCTATGATCTGCTCTTGTTTGCATTtgatattttattgaattataagGTTTTATGTATGGTGATAGCTGAGAAGTTTATCTCCTGCTAGGGCCTTCCT is a window encoding:
- the ZNF780A gene encoding zinc finger protein 780A isoform X2, with amino-acid sequence MLENYSHLISLARSSISKPDVITLLEQEKEPWIVVRKETNRRYPDLESKYGPEKVSPENDTSEVNLPEQVIKQISTTLGLEAFYFRNDSEYRRFEGLQGYQERHINQKMISYEKLSTYTPHASLICNTHKPYECKECGKYFSRSANLIQHQSIHTGEKPFECKECGKAFRLHIQFTRHQKFHTGEKPFECNECGKAFSLLTLLNRHKNIHTGEKLFECKECGKSFNRSSNLVQHQSIHSGVKPYECKECGKGFNRGAHLIQHQKIHSNEKPFVCKECGMAFRYHYQLIEHCQIHTGEKPFECKECGKAFTLLTKLVRHQKIHTGEKPFECRECGKAFSLLNQLNRHKNIHTGEKPFECKECGKSFNRSSNLVQHQSIHAGIKPYECKECGKGFNRGAHLIQHQKIHSNEKPFVCRECEMAFRYHCQLIEHSRIHTGDKPFECQDCGKAFNRGSSLVQHQSIHTGEKPHECKECGKAFRLYLQLSQHQKTHTGEKPFECKECGKFFRRGSNLNQHRSIHTGKKPFECKECGKAFRLHMHLIRHQKLHTGEKPFECKECGKSFRLHMQLVRHQKLHTGEKPFECKECGKVFSLPTQLNSHKNIHTGEKPS